The window GGTGGATTACTGATCCTGTTACAACTCCTGATGGACAATGGGGTGAAATGTCGAGAATAGCAATTTATGAGAGTGGGGCAAGAGATAAAAATACAGATGAGAATCTATATTTAACTTATGAGGCTGAGATAAAACCAATGAAAAACTGGAATATCATAGGTAACTATACTTATGGTAAAAGGTCTTTCGATCGATTGAATCATCAACCGGTAGTTTATCTAAACGACCTTAATGGTGTGCCCTTTATAATTTATGACCTTGTTCCTCCTAATCAGGTTCATAAAGAATTTAGAAGCGATAACTTCCAAAAAATTGATTTATATTCAACTTATGAGTATCAAGTAGAGAATCACAACTTTAAAGTAATGGTAGGTCATAACAGACAATCAGGACGCAATAATTATTTGTACTCAAAGAAGCAAAATCTAGTTACAGATGAAGTTCCATCGCTTTCAACTGCTACAGGTCGTATAGTTTCAAATGATGAAATTACACAATTTGCTACTATGGGTTACTTTGGTAGAATAAATTATAACTTTTCAGAGAAATATTTATTAGAGCTAAATGCAAGATATGATGGTTCTTATAAGTATAAGAAAGAAGATAGATGGGGATTTTTCCCTTCAATTTCTGCAGGATATAGAATCTCAGAAGAGTCGTTTTTCGAACCATTAAAAAACTTTATTCCACTTTTAACAGTAAGGGCATCGTATGGAGAATTGGGTGATCAAGCAGGTGCTGCATACTCATATTTGAGCATTATGAATGTAACTCCCGAAATTAATTATATAATTGGAGATAATCGTCCCAGTACAGTTTCAATCCCCAATATTTTAAGTGATAACCTAACTTGGGAAACATTAACTACTAAGAATATAGGTATCGACGCTGTTCTATTTCAGAATAGACTATTTACATATTTTGATCTTTATGAAAGAAAACGTTCTGATATAATCTCTTCCGGAATGCCTCTACCATCATTACTAGGTACATCTGCACCTTCTATAAATTATGATGTACACAAAACTAAAGGGTGGGAACTAACAATTAATTGGATTGAAAGAGTAAACTCTGATTTTAATTATAGTATTGGTTTAAATATATCAGATTATGTTACTAAAGTAGTTAAAACTAATAACCCTAATGGTCTTTTATCCTTGGACTACGTAGGTAAAACACTTGGAGAAATATGGGGCTATAAAACTGAAGGTTTATTTCAATCTGAACAAGAGATCGCAAGCGCACCAAATCAAAACGAAATTTTTGGAACATGGTATCCGGGAGATGTGCGTTATTCTGATTTAGATAATGATGGTAAAATTAGCGCTGGTAATAATACTCTTCAGAATCCGGGAGATAGAACAATTATTGGTAACTCCTTACCACGTTATTTGTACAACATAAAAACTGAAGTTAACTGGAAAAATATTAATTTCTCAATGTTGTGGAGTGGTATCGGTAAACGAGATAGATGGTTTTCAAATTACACATTTTGGGGTGTAGGTGATCTATGGCATCATTCTGCATTCAAAGAACATCTTGATTATTGGAGTCCTGAAAATCCAGACGCTTATTTTCCCAGACCGGCATATCAACCAAATAAAAATCGTCAGGTATCCGACAGGTATCTACAAAAGACAAACTTCATCAGGTTGAAGAATATTCAGTTAGGATATAGTTTAGATAAAGATCTGTTGAAAAGCTTAAAAGTGTTCTCTGATGTGACTATTTATTTAAGTGGTGAAAACATGGTTACATTCTCAAATCTCTTTGATTATTTTGATCCTGAAGCATTATCAGGACAATTTGGAGAAGGTAAAGTTCATCCACTTCCAAAGCAAATTTCGGTTGGTTTAAATGTTACACTTTAAAAAATTTGAGAAATGAAACTAATCAAACACATTATAATATTTCTCGCTATTTCTTTTTTCTTATCTTGTAACGATAGCGATTATTTACTAAGAACTCCTGAAACGAATATCACAGAACCTTCGTTCTGGAAAACAACTAATGATTTAAAGATTTTTGTAAATCAATTTTATAATACACTCCCAAAAATTGGTGGTTATGACCAAGGATTGTATGATGATGATGGTAGAAGCGACAATATGATTTATGAAAATTACGATATTAGGCTAGCTGGTTTAACTACTATCCCAAATACCGGAAGTGTTTTAAATTACAGTAATATAAGGAGTGTTAATTATTTTCTGGAAAAAGGAAGTCAGTTAGACATATTAGATATAGAAAAAGATCAAGCTAATGCTTACTTAGGTGAAGGTTATTTTTTTAGAGCATGGTATTATTTTGACCTGCTTTTAAAATATGGTGGAGTACCCTGGATAGACAAAGTATTAACAACCTCTTCTCCGGAACTTTTTTCTCCAAGAGAAGATAGAAGCGTGATTGTCGATTATATCCTCAAAGACTTAGACACAGCAATAAGTTACTTAAGACCGGCAGTAGATGCAGAGACTGATAGATTAAGCAAGGAGGTAGCCTTGGCATTAAAATCGCGTGTTGCTCTATTTGAAGGTACTTGGGAAAAGTATCATAATAATACTCCATTTGCAGCAAAAACTTCAAATTCACAAAAATATTTGCAAATAGCATTGGAGGCATCAAACGATATTATTGTTGGCAAATATGGAAAAATATATTCTATACATACAACAGGAGATCCAGATCAGGATTACTTTAATCTGTTTAATCAAGACGACTTATCATCCAATAGCGAAATTATTTTTTGGGCTAAGTATCGTTTTGAGTTAGGAACCGGTCACAACCTCCAACGATATACAGGTATAACATATCCGCATCCAACCAAATCATTAATTGATAGTTATTTATGCGTAAATGGTCACCCTATTTCAAACAGCAATGGGCTTTATCAAGGAGATGATTTACCATTCGATATATATGAAAATCGTGATCCTAGATTAAAACAAATTACTTTCGTTAAAGGTGATCCTAGAACAATTGAGGGTAATGACACACTTGTTACCTTTGAGAAAGGTACCATTCATTTATCTGGAAATCTACGTTCTCCAACCGGATTTAATTTTAAGAAAGGGTTGACTCCCAACAACAACTCCGGATGCCAACAAGTAGACTTCACTTCAAATACTGCAATTATTTATTTTAGGTATGCCGAAATCCTTTTAAACTATGTTGAAGCAAAAGCAGAATTGGGAACATTGACTCAAGCCGATGTAGATTTAACAATCAACAAAATTAGAGATAGAGTAAATATGGCACATTTAAACATAAGCAATATCGTGAATGATCCTAACTGGGATTTTCCAGAACTTTCGCCTGTAATGAATGAAATCAGACGTGAACGCAGGAACGAGTTGGCATGTGAAGGATTTAGACTTAATGATATCTTAAGGTGGAGGGCACACCATTTAATTAGTGGACAAAAGCCGTTGGGAATAAAATTCGATCAGAGCATGTATCCAGAATTAACCCCAGGGGTAAATATTCATCTTTCTTCCGATGGTTATGTTGATCCTTACGCTATAAGTCTACCTAATGGTTGGGGGTTTAAACCAGATAGAGATTATTTATTACCTCTTAGTAAAGAGGAACTGACATTAAATCCAAATCTAGTGCAAAATCCTGGATGGATAGAATAATAAGCTTTAGAAAAATAGAATCCGTTAATTTAATAAATAAACAAAAATGAATATAAAAACTATATTATTACTGATTTCTATAATACTTGTAACACTTGTTAGTTGTAATAGCAACGAGCAGTCTGTTCAGAGCAATATCTCTTACAGAGGGGTAGTATTATACCCTAATGATATTGTGTCGATAGGAAGTAGTAGACTTGTTCAAATAATGTCTGATGCCAATCTGAATCTTTTAGGTATTCATGCTCAACACCGAGTAGAGAATCTTGCTGCACTTAGAGAATTTATAGAAAGTGATCAAGGTAAAGTTTTACTTGAAGAATGCAAAAATAATAATATATCTGTAGAGTATGAAGTACATGCGTTAGAGGAACTTTTACCTAGAGACCTATTTACTGAGCATCCTGACTATTTTAGAGTAGACAACGAAGGAATAAGAGTCAATGACTTTAATATGTGCTTTTCATCTCAAGGCGCATACAATGAGATAGAAAAAAACCTGTTAGAAATAACGAAATGGTTAAAACCAACCACTAATCGTTACTTCTTCTGGACAGACGATGTTAAAGACGCTTTTTGTAACTGTGAATTATGTAGTGAATATACCGAAAGCGAACAAGCTTTAATGTATGAAAATAAGCTATTAGAAATGCTTCAAAAAGTCAACACAGAAGCAACAGTAGCTCATTTGGCATATCATAATACACTCAAAGCACCAAGATCTGTAACACCAAAAGAAGGTGTCTTTCTTGAATATGCTCCTATCTCCAGAAATTATTCAGAACCTCTAACTGCCGAACATAAAAGATATCTAAAAGAAAATTTGGAGGTTTTCCCTATAAATACAGCGCACCTTTTAGAATATTGGTTAGATGTTTCTATGTTTTCAGGATGGAAAAAGGATAATTGGACAGAAATTCCGTGGAATAAGGATTATTATAAGAGAGATATCGATTATTACAAAAGCTTAGGGATAACTTCTATTACCTCATTTGCGACGTGGATGATACATCAGCAGTATTTTGATCTTTATGGTGAAGATAAGGCAATTGAAATACTGAATACATACGGTAATATTTTACAGTAAAATTATTTGAATTGATTATATTGTATTTATAAGATCTTATAAATACAATATAATTAATTTTAATGATTATCCGCAATAGTTCCTATTGTAAATTCTTGATTTGAAATCAGGCGCACACGATACGGCGGCTATCAACAGCCTGTCAAACTGGTTCTCGCCGAAGTAACGCCTGTTGAACTTGTAACAGAACTGATTGAGGTAGTACTGTAAATACTCGGGTTTTACCTTGTAATACACGCCCAGGAGCTGTCGTTTGGCATTGCTGATCGCGGTGTGTACCCAAGGCAGCACGTTAGGCAATTCCTCGTGTGGAACAACGGATGCCGTGTGTGAATGGACATGTTCTTTCAATTTAGTGTAAGAAGTTGAATCATCGGTGGTCAGATCCGCCGTGCTTTCAACATGCTCTTTGACATTCTTTGTAATTGTATCGGCTTTCAAGTCGTTGATGACTTTCATCTTCAGGTATCTGGCCTTCTTGGGTTTTTTACCCGGTTTGGGGTTTTCAACCGTTTTGCTTTCAGCCATCACCAGGACCTTGGTCTTTTTTTGGCTTCCACGGCCGCGTTTCAACGGTTTCTCCTTCTCTTCAACGGATATCTCGGTGGAAAAGAAGGCGTCGTCCAGCTCGATGGCGCCCTCGAGCGTGTACTTGTCGTCACGCTTGCCCATCACGTCACGCAGTTTATTGACCATTTCCCATATGGGCTGGTAACGCTTGTGCCCCAGCTGTCGCTGTATCTCGGCGGCGGAAAAGGAGCCCTTGGTAGCCGTGAGCAGGTGCATGGCCACGAACCAGTAACGGTATGGCAGGTTGGAATGCTGCATGACCGTGCCCGAACGCAGCGTCTGGCGCGCTTGGCAACGCTTGCATTCGTAAGCCTGCTTGTTTTCCAGCCAATAATGCTCCTTACAATTACAACGACGGCAGGTAACTCCCATTTGGTCTCTTTGTTGTTTGAATTTTTCCCGACAGGTTTCCTCATCGGGGTAATTTATAGCAAAATCCAGGATATTCATAGCTTGAAATATTACATGTGTTCAGAATGTAAATATAATGAATATCTGTGATTTGTGTAAGCATTTGCGAACTTATTTATAACTATTTTTCCGCTAAATTCTTTAGGAATAACTGCGGATATACATTTTAATTTTTTTTACAACAATCCCAATTGAAGGTATACACACTATTTAAATCAATAATAGTGTTGCTTTCAAACATATTAAGAACAATCTTATGATAAAAAAAAGATATTTAGGGTTTGCTGAATAATTGGCATTTGTGTTGTATATCAGTAAATTAGTTGGTAAAAAATTTGCATAACTGCAAGAAATTGAGTATTTTTACTTCATAAACCTTGCATTTTATGATACGATACAAGAGCTCCAGGCAGCTTTCAATTTCAGAGTTCAAGATGCCCTTTGAGGCAAAACTGGATGAGAATAACCGGTGGGTTATTCTTTCAAAAATAGTTCCCTGGGAAGAGTTCGCCCGGCTTTATTACAAGAACTTCAAAAGCAACCGGGGTGCCCCCACCAAAGATGCCAGGCTTGTGCTGGGAGTAATCATCATCAAGCACATCATGAAGAGTGACGACCGTGGAGTAATAGAGATGATACAGGAGAACCCCTACATGCAGTATTTTCTTGGTCTCGAAGCTTTCACCTATGAACAGGTGATGACACCGTCACTGCTGGTCTCCATCAGAAAGCGAATCGACCTTGATGTCTTTGAATCATTGACGGACGACTTGATAAGAAAAGGGTTGAAGCTAAAAGCCGGGGCAAATCAAGAAGTGGTTGACAAGGATGCGAAGGATGAAGAAGATGATAATGATGACGATCCCGATCCGCATCCCGGGAACAAGGGGAAGCTCCAAATGGATGCAACGGTCTGTGATGCGGATATCAAGTATCCCACCGATCTGGATCTGCTGAACGAGAGCCGCCAGAAGGCAGAAGAGCTGATCGATGAGTTGTGTTTGAAACTGGGTATTAAAGATAAACCCCGTACATACAGAAGGGTTGCACGCAAGGATTTTTTGAATGTGTCGAAAATGAAGAGAAAACCAGCCAACGTGTTACGAAAAGCGATACGCAAGCAGATCAACTACCTGAAACGGGATGTGCGGACTATCAACGGGATACTGGACACCATAAAGGATAAACCGATTCCCTTCGACCGGCGGCAACTAAAGTATTTTTTTGTCATCCAGCATCTGCTGGAACAACAGGAGACGATGTATAAGAAGAAGAGCCATCAAGTAGAAGATCGCATAGTGAACATTCATCAGCCACATGTTCGCCCCATCGTCCGTGGTAAAGCCAAGGCCAAGACGGAGTTTGGCGCCAAGATCAACATCAGCCTGCTGGATGGCTATGCCAGGGTAGATCATTTCCACTGGGATGCGTTCAATGAGGGGCAGGATCTTCAGTCACAGGTTGAACGCTTCAGGAAGCTGACAGGGAAGTATCCGGAGCTGGTTCAGGTGGACAAGATATATCTTACCCGGGAGAACAGACGGTTCTTGAAAGAGAAAAGAATCCGCTACACCGGGGAACCACTGGGACGAAAGCCGGCAAAAGAGATCAAGAGCAGATACCAAAAACGTAAAGAGCGACGAGAGACGGCGGAACGCAACCAGGTTGAAGGGAAGTTTGGACAGGGCAAGCGTGGATATGGTTTAAATGATATCCGGGCCAGACTCTCCTCGACGTCAAGGAGTTGGATAGGGGCTATCATTTTTGTGATGAATCTGATCCGGCATATGAGGGATATTCCCTTACCTTATTTTGTCTCGTTACTACAGAAGTTAATGATAGTGAGAAATATAAACATTTATCCACTCGGGCCACAAATGAAATTGTGTGCCTGATTGGGAATTAATAAGCAGACCCTATTTAGTTCTCTCTGTTTTAGTTACTACTTTACTCGTTTCATGCAGCAACAATGATGGATATCAGAACAATGATGGATATCAGATGATAGGCGTAGTGTTAAGCGTTCATGATTTGGAGACAGTTGATTGGCCTAAATTGGCTGCTGAAAGTGGAATCAATACAATTGGGACACATGTTTTTCCTAACCAAGTAAGAGATTTTATAAAATCAGATAAAGGGCAAAAATTTTTGACGGATTGCAAGAAGTATGGTATTGATGTTGAACATCAGCTTCACTCTATGACCGATCTTTTGCCTCGTGAACTTTTTGCCGAGGACTCTACAATGTTCAGAATGAATATTGAGGGTCTTCGAATCGCAGATTTTAACTGTTGCGTTCACTCTGAAAAGGCATTGGATATTATCACTAATAATGCTGTGGAGATAGCAAAGACCCTAGTACCCACAAACCACCGTTACTACTTTTGGTGTGATGACAATGCTGCTGGTTGCGAGTGTAGTGAATGTGCTGAATACTCCGAAAGCGAACAGGCTCTAATTATCGAAAATCATATCATAAAGGCTTTACGTGCCAGAATTGACTCTAAAGCTAAGTTAGCTCACCTTGCATACCAAGGTACTTTGAAAGCTCCCGTGAAGATTGTTCCTGAAGATGGTATCTTCCTCGAGTTTGCTCCCGTATACCGTAATTGGACTGTCTCTTTGGCCGATCGTGATGCTGTATGCACAGGCAATTTGGATATGACAAACGGTCAAAATCTTGATTACTTAGCAGAGAATCTCAAGGTATTTGATGCTACCGAAGCGGTTATTTTAGAGTATTGGCTAGATGTATCGCTTCAAAATGCTTACACGAAGCCTGCAAAAAAGGTTGTTTGGGATAAGAATGTGTTCTCAAAAGATATTGACATATACGCAAACTATGGCATTCGTAATATAACTACTTTCGCAGTATATATGGATGATGCCTATTTTAAAGCTTATCATGACACTACTTCGTTGAAAGAGTATGCAAAGATTCTAAGCGAGTACTGTCCTCCCAAATAATAAAAAAGAGTATGAAGAAAATAATATTTTTATCTCTTGCTTCTATATCTACCTTTTCAGATCTGGTTAGTGATGCGAACGATAATTTTCCCGTTGATCTGTCAAATAATTCTCTTGTCAGACGATTTTTAAAGAAAAAGAGATGTATGAAACCCAGTATTTTTACGTTGTTAACAGTCTGCTTATTGGTGTCTGCATGTAGTATAAAAGATAAATTTTTGATAGTTCCTGTTGCTAAAAACATCAAGGTGGATGGTGAGAGTGAGGACTGGTGTGTTGAGCCTCTTATCGGTCCATTGATTGAGTGTTGGAAGCATCTTACCGATGATACAAAACTTTATTTGGCTCATGACTTTGACTGGCTCTATTTCGCGTTTGATGTTGCCGATACAGAGATAACATATAATAACGATTCTGAGGAGTCATCTGTAAATGTGAGCGACCGTGTAGAACTCTTCTTTGCGCAGGATACTAAGCTAGAGAAAATGTATTATTGTATTGAAATCGATCCACAAGGCAAGGTGATGGACTATAGTGCCCTACACTATCGTCAATTTGATTACAAATGGGATCTGCAGGCAATGAAAATAGCTACACGTATTGATAATGATCAATACTTTGTCGAGGGTGCTATCTCGCTAGATCAAATACGCAAATTGGGTTTACTTTCTTCTGATGGCAAGCTTATTATGGGCTTTTACCGCGGCGACTTCGCATCTTCCGAAGATACAAATCCTAACTGGTGGTCTTGGATAGACCCTAAGACCAACGATCCCGATTTTCATGTATGCACATCATTTGGATCCTTGTATTTGAGTAGCAAATAGAAATTTAAGCATAAGTGGAATTACTAACTTAGCCGGGACACAGAGTTAAGCATAAACGCTTATTTTTGTGTAATATGAGAAAACAAAGAACCCATTTTGACAAGGCATTCAAAGAGAATGCGGTCAAACTCAGTTTAGAACGCAAGAATATTTCCGAGCTTGCACAGGAATTGGGTATTGCCCCCTTTCTTTTATATCGTTGGCGGAAAGAATACCAGCAGAAAGGAGAAGCCAGTTTCCCCGGACACGGTGTCCAGTCATTAAGTGAAGATACCAAAAGGATTGCTGAACTGGAAAAACGCCTTGGCGAGGCTGAAACGGAGCGGGACATATTAAAAAAAGCTTTGAGCATCATCTCCAAGAGAGATCGTTGATCTATCTCTTTATAAAGGAATATAACTCGAAACAATGGACGGTCGAGGTGATGTGCAGAGTACTGAAAGTCCCCAGGAGCAGTTATTACCGCTGGCTTAAAGATCCGGAGGGCCAACGTAAGCGCAAATATATGGAGCTGGACGAAAAGATCAGGGATGCATATTTTGCAGCCAGGGGACGCAATGGAAGCCCCCGGCTGGCAAAGGATTTGCAGGTATCCGGAACTCCTGTCTCGAGAACCACTGTAGCAAGCCACATGAGGAAAATGGGCTTGCGCAGCAAACTCTCGAGACGATTCAAAGTGACGACGGATGCCTCTCACAACTATAAGGTTGCTCCAAATCTGTTGAATCGCGAATTTAATCAGAATGAGCCTGTGAAAGCGTGTGTCTCTGACCTGACGTATATTCCGTGTAAGGATGGATTTCTTTATCTGACCTGTGTGCTGGATCTTTTTGACCGCAAACTGATCGGATGGTCCATAAGCGATCATATGAATGCATCCCATACCGTAGTTCCGGCCATCAGGATGGCCAATAGGAACAGACCTTTTGGAGAAGGAATGATATTTCATTCTGACCGGGGCATACAATATGCTTGCAAACAGACTGTCAATCTGTTGAAATCCTTGAAGCTGGAACAAAGTATGAGTGGAAAGGGAAATTGTTGGGATAATGCCGTGGCTGAAAGCTTTTTCAAAACTTTCAAATCTGAATTGGTCTATGGTACCAAACTCAAAACAAGAGAGCAAATGCGCTTGTATGTATTTGAATATATTGAATCCTGGTATAATCATAAAAGAAGATTCTCAGCATTGGGAAACTTAACCATTGATGAATTTTGGAATCAGTATAATATTAAAAAAGATTCAATTAAAAATGTCGCTTAACTTTTTGTCTCAATTAAGTTTGCAAGTCCATTTTGTAAATTTGAGATATAAATCTTGCAGAAAATTATGCTGGCAAAGCAACAAGATCGGTCACAACACTCATTGTTCTTTTCACTTGAAAGCACATTGAATCATAAGCACCCGCTATTCATTCTAGCCAATAAAATTGATTGGGAGATGTTTGAAAGAGAGTCCTCACCCCTGTATTGTCCCGATAACGGACGTCCGGCGAAACCCATTCGCCTAATGGTGGGTTTGTTGATCCTGAAACGTGTTTACGATCTCTCTGACGAAAGCATGGTGAAACAACGAAGTGAAAACAACTACTATCAATACTTTTGTGGGGAACAGGAGTTTCAACCCCGGGTACCTTGTGAAGCATCCGAGCTGGTTCATTTCCGTCATCGCATCGGCAAAAAGGGTGTTGAGCTGATCTTAAGGGAGAGCATTCGCATCAATGGTAAAGTTTCGAACGATACGGACGTCTACATCGATACCACTGTCCAGGAGAAGAGCATCACCTTTCCCACGGATGATAAACTGGCAAAGAAGATTATCAAGAGGTGCTGGAAGATAGCCGACAGAAATGGTTTGAAATTGCGCCAGAGTTACAGGCGAATCCTAAAAATCTTTCCTACGACCAACGCTTCCGCAATCACCCACGAAACAAGGGTAAAGCCAGGAAAGCGAATAAGAAGGGGCGTCCCATAGCCGGACGGCTCGTACGCGACGTGGAAAGGAAACTGGGCGCCAAGGTTAATGTGCAATGCATCAGCAAGGAGAAAGAGCATAAACTGTACGAGTTTGAAAACAAGGTATCCATCACACGAACCGGTACCGGTGTAATTGCAGGTGCCTTGAGTTTTAGAAATGAATTTGACGGGCACACATTGGACAAGGCTATTGAACAAGTGGAGAAGTTGACGGAAAGAAAACTCCGAAACGGTATCTTCGAAAGGGGTTACCGTGGAAGAAGTAAAGTCAGGGATACACTCATCCACATCCCCAAATCCTTTAAGAAAGCATTGAGTACGTATCGAAAGAATAAAGAGAGAAAGTACTTCCGCAAGTGTGCAAGCATTGATCCGGTAATCGGACACCTGAAAGAAGATCACCGTGATGCTCGCAGTCTCCGGTTGCAACTTCAAAAGGATGATAAACAAGTGGAAATCATCTTTCTGTTTTTTTTTGGAAAAATATTTTTGTTTCTGGACAGAAAACTTACCCCAATCAGGAGCGGTATAATTTTACAAACCAAAGAAAGTTGGGCTTTTTAAGGCTCGACGAATTAACTCAAATTTGAGCTACTAAAATAAAATAAATATGTCAATTTCACGCAGAATTTTTTTAAAAACAGCTGCAATTACAACAGCTGGTATCACAATTGCACCCAATACCATATTGGGTAAATCACACGGCCATCTGGCTCCCAGCGATAAAATAAACATCGCTGGAATCGGCGTTGGCGGTGTAGGGCGCCGTAACCTGGCAAATATGAAAACAGAGAACATCGTGGCATTGTGCGATGTAGACTGGAAATATGCAGCGAAGACGTTTAGCGATTACCCAAAAGCGCAACGTTTTAAAGACTGGCGGCAAATGTTTGATAAGATGGGTAAATCCATAGACGCCATTATGGTTGCCACTCCCGATCACACTCATGCAGGAGTTGCAGCACATGCAATTACCCTGGGTAAACACACCTATGTGCAGAAGCCATTAGCTCATAGTGTATATGAATCTCGCTTGCTTACCAAACTTGCTAAGAAATATAAAGTAGCAACGCAAATGGGGAATCAGGGTAATTCTTTTGATTGGTGTAGACAGATAGCTGAATGGGTGCAATCCGGAATAATCGGGGATGTTTATGAAGTTCACACATGGACTGACAGGCCCATATGGCCTCAAGGCTTATCCGAACCAAAAGGTGGACCAGCTATCCCTGCGGATCTGGATTGGGATTTATTCATCGGACCTGCTCAAAAACGGCCATACAATCCAGCCTATACACCCTGGAACTGGAGAGGGTTCTGGGATTTTGGAACCGGCGCATTGGGGGATATGGCCTGTCACATTATGGACCCTTTGTATTGGGCGCTGGATTTAAAATATCCCACAAGCGTATCAGCGAGTTCAACATTGTCAAACCTGTATTCTCCTCCACAAGCCCAGGTCGTCACTTATAAATTCCCTGCACGCCCACCAAAAGAAAAGGTAAATATGCCAGAACTAAAAGTATATTGGTACGACGGAGGATTGTTACCCGACCGCCCCTCGGAATTGAAAGACGGAGAGATGATGGGGGATGAGAATGGCGGAATCATTCTGATCGGGACAAAAGGAAAAATTATGACCGGATGCTATGGTATGAATCCAACGTTATTACCAACTTCAAAAATGGCTGATTTCACACAACCTGAACCTACCATTCCAAGGGTAAAAGGA of the Petrimonas mucosa genome contains:
- a CDS encoding IS5 family transposase, which translates into the protein MIRYKSSRQLSISEFKMPFEAKLDENNRWVILSKIVPWEEFARLYYKNFKSNRGAPTKDARLVLGVIIIKHIMKSDDRGVIEMIQENPYMQYFLGLEAFTYEQVMTPSLLVSIRKRIDLDVFESLTDDLIRKGLKLKAGANQEVVDKDAKDEEDDNDDDPDPHPGNKGKLQMDATVCDADIKYPTDLDLLNESRQKAEELIDELCLKLGIKDKPRTYRRVARKDFLNVSKMKRKPANVLRKAIRKQINYLKRDVRTINGILDTIKDKPIPFDRRQLKYFFVIQHLLEQQETMYKKKSHQVEDRIVNIHQPHVRPIVRGKAKAKTEFGAKINISLLDGYARVDHFHWDAFNEGQDLQSQVERFRKLTGKYPELVQVDKIYLTRENRRFLKEKRIRYTGEPLGRKPAKEIKSRYQKRKERRETAERNQVEGKFGQGKRGYGLNDIRARLSSTSRSWIGAIIFVMNLIRHMRDIPLPYFVSLLQKLMIVRNINIYPLGPQMKLCA
- a CDS encoding DUF4838 domain-containing protein, producing MPDWELISRPYLVLSVLVTTLLVSCSNNDGYQNNDGYQMIGVVLSVHDLETVDWPKLAAESGINTIGTHVFPNQVRDFIKSDKGQKFLTDCKKYGIDVEHQLHSMTDLLPRELFAEDSTMFRMNIEGLRIADFNCCVHSEKALDIITNNAVEIAKTLVPTNHRYYFWCDDNAAGCECSECAEYSESEQALIIENHIIKALRARIDSKAKLAHLAYQGTLKAPVKIVPEDGIFLEFAPVYRNWTVSLADRDAVCTGNLDMTNGQNLDYLAENLKVFDATEAVILEYWLDVSLQNAYTKPAKKVVWDKNVFSKDIDIYANYGIRNITTFAVYMDDAYFKAYHDTTSLKEYAKILSEYCPPK
- a CDS encoding DOMON domain-containing protein, with translation MKKIIFLSLASISTFSDLVSDANDNFPVDLSNNSLVRRFLKKKRCMKPSIFTLLTVCLLVSACSIKDKFLIVPVAKNIKVDGESEDWCVEPLIGPLIECWKHLTDDTKLYLAHDFDWLYFAFDVADTEITYNNDSEESSVNVSDRVELFFAQDTKLEKMYYCIEIDPQGKVMDYSALHYRQFDYKWDLQAMKIATRIDNDQYFVEGAISLDQIRKLGLLSSDGKLIMGFYRGDFASSEDTNPNWWSWIDPKTNDPDFHVCTSFGSLYLSSK
- a CDS encoding transposase, coding for MRKQRTHFDKAFKENAVKLSLERKNISELAQELGIAPFLLYRWRKEYQQKGEASFPGHGVQSLSEDTKRIAELEKRLGEAETERDILKKALSIISKRDR
- a CDS encoding IS3 family transposase; the encoded protein is MIYLFIKEYNSKQWTVEVMCRVLKVPRSSYYRWLKDPEGQRKRKYMELDEKIRDAYFAARGRNGSPRLAKDLQVSGTPVSRTTVASHMRKMGLRSKLSRRFKVTTDASHNYKVAPNLLNREFNQNEPVKACVSDLTYIPCKDGFLYLTCVLDLFDRKLIGWSISDHMNASHTVVPAIRMANRNRPFGEGMIFHSDRGIQYACKQTVNLLKSLKLEQSMSGKGNCWDNAVAESFFKTFKSELVYGTKLKTREQMRLYVFEYIESWYNHKRRFSALGNLTIDEFWNQYNIKKDSIKNVA
- a CDS encoding transposase, producing MFERESSPLYCPDNGRPAKPIRLMVGLLILKRVYDLSDESMVKQRSENNYYQYFCGEQEFQPRVPCEASELVHFRHRIGKKGVELILRESIRINGKVSNDTDVYIDTTVQEKSITFPTDDKLAKKIIKRCWKIADRNGLKLRQSYRRILKIFPTTNASAITHETRVKPGKRIRRGVP
- a CDS encoding Gfo/Idh/MocA family protein, which produces MSISRRIFLKTAAITTAGITIAPNTILGKSHGHLAPSDKINIAGIGVGGVGRRNLANMKTENIVALCDVDWKYAAKTFSDYPKAQRFKDWRQMFDKMGKSIDAIMVATPDHTHAGVAAHAITLGKHTYVQKPLAHSVYESRLLTKLAKKYKVATQMGNQGNSFDWCRQIAEWVQSGIIGDVYEVHTWTDRPIWPQGLSEPKGGPAIPADLDWDLFIGPAQKRPYNPAYTPWNWRGFWDFGTGALGDMACHIMDPLYWALDLKYPTSVSASSTLSNLYSPPQAQVVTYKFPARPPKEKVNMPELKVYWYDGGLLPDRPSELKDGEMMGDENGGIILIGTKGKIMTGCYGMNPTLLPTSKMADFTQPEPTIPRVKGGNGNIWATNAHEQDWIRACKESPSSRRESSSNFQFSGPFNEMVVMGVLATRLSGLQGLHRELQWDGENMRFSNISPNDKIKIVTVDEYAVIDGDPKFDRRFAEFNALDMANEWIKHTYHNGFSLPAMPNS